A genomic segment from Corylus avellana chromosome ca5, CavTom2PMs-1.0 encodes:
- the LOC132182585 gene encoding uncharacterized protein LOC132182585, protein MVVPLGPGKFYGSSLPRPRIYTDVKYSEERIDPPVSVSDPFLSWATEAHWSMGGLSFKRLRLQGHIEGSVTKLRAQREKFITKQAKKLDSPNGPCPNGPKRVVSLPDSESPPPAPIATKRRRYLALVDDDEEAEEQVVVVKRRLVKKLGDDFDRVAMESEKRKGDPVKDLGNGSGSDMVGTRTRSRGVEEVDEQLHDLDFKDKKLKGGSGRVSSVRTSPRLAKRGSS, encoded by the coding sequence ATGGTAGTGCCCTTGGGTCCCGGGAAGTTCTATGGTTCCAGCCTCCCCCGCCCGCGGATATATACGGACGTCAAGTACAGCGAGGAGCGGATCGATCCGCCGGTCTCCGTGTCCGATCCGTTTCTTTCCTGGGCCACCGAGGCCCACTGGTCCATGGGCGGACTCAGTTTCAAGCGCCTCCGCCTTCAGGGCCACATCGAGGGCAGCGTCACCAAGCTCCGCGCCCAACGCGAGAAGTTCATAACGAAGCAAGCCAAGAAGCTCGATTCGCCAAATGGGCCGTGCCCAAATGGGCCAAAGAGGGTGGTTTCACTTCCGGATTCGGAATCTCCACCGCCGGCTCCGATCGCGACGAAGAGGCGGAGATATCTGGCTCTGGTTGATGATGACGAAGAAGCGGAAGAGCAGGTTGTTGTAGTCAAGAGGAGGCTGGTTAAAAAACTTGGGGATGATTTTGATAGGGTGGCCATGGAGAGCGAGAAGAGAAAAGGTGACCCTGTGAAGGATTTGGGTAATGGATCGGGTTCCGACATGGTGGGAACGAGGACTCGGAGCCGGGGAGTGGAGGAGGTGGATGAGCAATTACATGACTTGGATTTCAAGGACAAGAAGTTGAAGGGCGGTTCTGGTAGAGTGAGTAGTGTTAGGACTTCTCCAAGACTGGCAAAGCGTGGGTCTAGTTAG
- the LOC132181024 gene encoding mannan endo-1,4-beta-mannosidase 2-like: MVAGNGLYYPILGFASFVAFIYMSFGDFILSYHKEAKFGFVGRNGTHFVLDGGAFYINGWNSYWLMDHAVDEYSRPRIRAMLKAGANMGLTVCRTWAFNDGAYNSLQISPGQFDERVFQALDHVIAEARQHGVRLLLSLVNNLQAYGGKTQYVQWAWEEGIGLSSSNDSFFFDPSIRIYFKNYIKTVLTRRNTITGIEYRNDPTIFAWELINEPRCMSDASGDTLQDWIEEMSAFVKSIDKNHLLTVGLEGFYGPKSPKSLTVNPEAWASRLGSDFIRNSKVPYIDFASVHIYPDHWFHNQEFEDKLKYVSKWMLSHIEDGDKELKKPVMFTEFGLSNLNKDFQPSQRDRFSKTVLDIIYKSAKRNRSGAGALIWQFFVGGMEEYNDDFGIVPWQRPSTYRLITDQSCRLARIKGLSQPKEDLKELCLQKQ, translated from the exons ATGGTGGCAGGAAACGGGCTGTATTACCCAATTCTTGGTTTTGCCTCATTTGTGGCTTTCATTTACATGTCGTTTGGGGACTTCATCCTCAGTTACCATAAAGAAGCAAAGTTTGGttttgtggggaggaatgggacTCATTTCGTGTTGGATGGAGGAGCCTTTTACATTAATGGGTGGAACTCTTACTGGTTAATGGACCATGCCGTGGATGAATATAGCAGACCAAGGATTCGGGCAATGCTGAAAGCTGGTGCAAATATGGGTCTCACCGTGTGCAGAACTTGGGCATTCAATGATGGTGCTTACAATTCCCTTCAGATTTCCCCTGGTCAGTTCGATGAGCGAGTTTTCCAG GCACTGGATCATGTCATTGCAGAAGCAAGACAACATGGGGTCAGGTTGCTTCTTAGCTTAGTAAATAACTTGCAGGCATATGGTGGGAAGACTCAGTATGTTCAGTGGGCATGGGAAGAAGGCATAGGTTTAAGTTCCTCAAATGATTCCTTCTTCTTTGATCCATCCATCCGCATTTATTTCAAGAATTACATCAAG ACTGTCCTGACAAGGAGGAACACCATTACTGGAATTGAATATAGAAATGATCCCACCATCTTTGCCTGGGAATTGATAAACGAACCCCGTTGCATGTCTGATGCTTCTGGCGATACTCTTCAA GATTGGATAGAAGAAATGTCTGCTTTTGTGAAATCAATTGACAAGAACCATCTACTGACTGTTGGCCTCGAAGGGTTTTACGGTCCTAAAAGCCCCAAAAGCTTGACTGTGAACCCAGAAGCGTGGGCATCCAGGCTTGGATCGGATTTTATTCGCAACTCCAAGGTCCCTTACATTGATTTTGCCTCTGTTCACATCTACCCAGACCATTG GTTTCACAATCAAGAATTTGAAGACAAACTCAAATATGTCTCCAAGTGGATGCTTTCCCACATTGAGGATGGAGACAAAGAGCTAAAGAAGCCTGTCATGTTCACTGAATTTGGATTGTCAAACCTGAATAAGGACTTCCAACCATCTCAGAGAGATAGGTTTTCCAAAACTGTTCTAGATATCATCTATAAATCTGCAAAGAGAAATCGGTCTGGGGCAGGTGCTTTAATCTGGCAGTTCTTTGTTGGAGGAATGGAGGAGTATAATGATGACTTTGGTATTGTTCCGTGGCAAAGGCCATCCACGTATAGGTTGATAACAGACCAATCATGCAGGTTGGCTAGAATCAAGGGACTGAGTCAACCAAAGGAAGATTTAAAAGAATTGTGTTTACAGAAACAGTGA